Sequence from the Rhodothermia bacterium genome:
TCTTTAACTTTGGCATTGGTAAACTCTACCAAACGGGCCATATCACGAGCAATGGCATGGTGTTGGTTCGTTTCGTCCGTCCAGTCATTTACGTTGTGACAGAAATTACACGTCACGCCCAGCCCTCGACTATACCCCAAGTTCATCGCGCGGTAAAACCGTTCCAAAGGCAGGTCTCTTAGGGCTTGAACTTTTAGGTTGGGGAAAACATCGCCAGCTTTGTCTTGTTCGCGACCCTTGTATTTCTCAATCAAAGCCAAGGTGTGACGGTCGCGGTCGCTTTGGAGTGTGTCCTCTACCGCCGTCATGGTCCGAGCTGTTGTGTACGAGATTGGGCGTTGCGTTGCCCAAATGAGTGGTAGCGCAAAAACGCCCAACAGTAAAAAAGGTGTAGCTTTCATGGTACGTTTGTGATTTATTTAAAGAAACCATGAAAGGTACTACCATTTCAAGAAAATGCCAAATTCAATTCGTGGTAAAGTGTTATTAGGGATTTTAAAGCGGGTCGTTGAACAAAAATACCAAGGACAA
This genomic interval carries:
- a CDS encoding photosynthetic reaction center cytochrome c subunit; protein product: MKATPFLLLGVFALPLIWATQRPISYTTARTMTAVEDTLQSDRDRHTLALIEKYKGREQDKAGDVFPNLKVQALRDLPLERFYRAMNLGYSRGLGVTCNFCHNVNDWTDETNQHHAIARDMARLVEFTNAKVKDLPALADKRGMTVNCSTCHQGHKEPPRLAPPAGTRPPQGRPRGNQ